The DNA sequence TTATGGTCCAGGGATTGGAATACACGCGGAACCGTAAAGCCATGGGCAGTTACCATGAGGTGGGCAATAATCGTTAATTACACAAAAAGCCTCTCGATCTGTTAGTTCCGTGCCGGAGCACGTCTTTTCCCATACGTTTCGCATTGTCGTCTGAGCTGCTTTTTCCCTCAGTGCCTTAAGATTGATCTATACTCAAAAGGGTTTAAACTCGTGTTTCCCGTTTGGTTCCATGCATTTCAGAGCCGAAATATATAAGAGGATGCCTTTATTTTGGACGTGGACAAATCCGAGGAGTCAGCAAGCGCCCTTTCCTTTACCGACAATATCTCCATTGCCTGGTCAAAAATCGATTATCAGCCCGATGAAGCACACCTTGCGTTGGTCAATGAATCCAACGAATCCTTTCTGCGGGCCGTATCTGCCATCAGCGAATTTTCCAAAGAGACATCAGACAGCAGCAACCCTGCGCTTTCCCAAGAGCTGGCCCGCCTGGATCTGAAGCTAAACCTGCTGTTGGATCTGGTTGGTCAGTTGATATACAGCCAGCTGGATATCCCCGATATTTCCCGGGTGACTGTCTCTTCTGCGCAGGTCGATTGGCAGGATGGGAGTG is a window from the Porticoccus hydrocarbonoclasticus MCTG13d genome containing:
- a CDS encoding PilZ domain-containing protein, with product MDKSEESASALSFTDNISIAWSKIDYQPDEAHLALVNESNESFLRAVSAISEFSKETSDSSNPALSQELARLDLKLNLLLDLVGQLIYSQLDIPDISRVTVSSAQVDWQDGSVPEPGSIVFVQVYIQRGTPKPLCFYGEVVSSPDDYRRGWARVRYLGLSESVQVWLDKLIFRHHRREVAYRKSSSP